One stretch of Rosistilla oblonga DNA includes these proteins:
- a CDS encoding VOC family protein produces the protein MKVLQLNHIALHVADVDTSVAFYRDVLQLEPLPRPAFDFPGAWFRLGIDQELHLIGNRDSAVHSASRGNHLALKVDDLDAWESHLQRLGARHNPRQVRPDGGLQVFLPDPDGHWIELLGTSDGA, from the coding sequence ATGAAAGTCCTGCAACTCAATCACATCGCGCTGCATGTCGCCGACGTCGATACAAGCGTCGCGTTTTATCGAGACGTCTTGCAATTGGAACCGTTGCCGCGGCCGGCGTTCGATTTCCCAGGAGCTTGGTTTCGCCTGGGTATCGATCAGGAACTGCATCTGATCGGCAACCGCGACAGCGCCGTGCATTCGGCAAGCCGCGGGAATCACCTGGCGCTGAAGGTCGACGATCTCGACGCTTGGGAGAGTCACCTGCAACGACTGGGCGCTCGGCACAACCCGCGCCAGGTTCGCCCCGATGGTGGGCTGCAAGTCTTTTTACCCGATCCCGACGGACACTGGATCGAATTGTTAGGGACCAGCGACGGGGCGTAG
- a CDS encoding DnaA ATPase domain-containing protein, producing the protein MSVTETAGAKDLTGELQDALINRVGRDRFRMWFGQITQCHRVGRDVVVDVAAQFALDRIGSRYMIDLRQAVVDVCGEGVSVSLQLAPDKPAQPVEADDAQADSQTESAATLRSDKPSETATPAAAAPSRRRSRGEAPRDNVQPLLQVSSFQSASSDDPVPPRRRRVASWDQIVVGKSNKLAATAARMICDTPGSASPLFLWGTHGTGKTQLMDVVATELRRRHRLRRVISMTAEEFTNDFIGSVTGSGLPGFRRRYRDVDALLIDEVQFLPGKRATSREMLYTIDSIVRAGKQLVFAADRPPMEIPGLGQDLAGRMAGGMVCSLSPLDHEMRTQMLQQLCDAEDLGIDHQMLADIAGNVCGDGRVVSGIACRLKALVSMHDEPVTYDQITEILSDLISIGSSSYGFADIQTAVCNTMGLPKDALQSKGQSRNVSQARMLAMYLAREHTGATYGDIGKYFGQRSHSAVIAATRRIAGDVQDGKTFAIGNRSIPAKQVLESVQNMLRSG; encoded by the coding sequence ATGTCGGTAACGGAAACGGCAGGTGCGAAGGATCTCACCGGTGAATTACAGGATGCACTGATAAATCGTGTGGGACGAGATCGTTTCCGAATGTGGTTCGGCCAGATCACCCAATGCCACCGCGTCGGTCGTGACGTCGTGGTCGATGTCGCAGCGCAATTTGCGTTGGATCGGATCGGCTCGCGATACATGATCGATCTGCGGCAAGCGGTTGTGGATGTCTGTGGTGAAGGCGTAAGCGTCTCGCTGCAATTGGCACCCGACAAGCCTGCCCAGCCGGTCGAAGCAGACGATGCGCAAGCAGATTCGCAAACCGAATCGGCGGCGACGCTTCGCAGCGATAAACCAAGCGAAACAGCGACGCCCGCGGCGGCCGCTCCTTCGCGACGTCGATCTCGCGGCGAAGCACCTCGCGACAACGTACAACCGTTGCTGCAGGTCTCGTCGTTTCAATCCGCCAGCAGCGACGATCCGGTACCGCCACGGCGGCGGCGCGTCGCTTCTTGGGATCAGATTGTCGTCGGCAAATCGAACAAACTCGCTGCCACCGCGGCGCGAATGATCTGCGATACACCCGGATCCGCCTCGCCACTGTTCCTGTGGGGCACTCACGGAACCGGCAAGACGCAACTGATGGATGTCGTTGCGACCGAACTGCGCCGCCGCCATCGCTTGCGACGCGTGATCTCGATGACCGCCGAAGAATTCACCAACGACTTTATCGGATCGGTCACCGGCAGCGGCCTGCCCGGCTTCCGGCGACGTTATCGCGACGTCGATGCGTTGCTGATCGATGAGGTTCAATTCCTGCCGGGCAAGCGGGCGACGTCGCGTGAAATGTTGTACACGATCGATTCGATCGTGCGAGCTGGCAAGCAGTTGGTCTTCGCAGCCGACCGTCCGCCGATGGAGATCCCCGGTTTGGGGCAAGATCTCGCTGGCCGGATGGCTGGCGGAATGGTCTGTTCGCTGAGCCCGCTGGATCACGAGATGCGAACGCAGATGCTGCAGCAGTTGTGCGACGCCGAAGACCTGGGAATCGATCACCAAATGCTCGCGGATATCGCTGGCAACGTCTGTGGCGATGGCCGCGTCGTATCGGGAATCGCCTGTCGCTTAAAAGCGTTGGTGAGCATGCACGACGAACCTGTCACCTACGACCAGATCACGGAGATCCTGAGCGATCTGATCTCGATCGGCAGTTCGTCGTACGGATTTGCCGATATCCAAACCGCGGTCTGCAACACGATGGGGTTGCCCAAAGACGCGTTGCAGTCGAAGGGGCAAAGCCGCAATGTCAGCCAGGCGAGGATGTTGGCGATGTATTTGGCTCGCGAACACACCGGAGCGACTTACGGCGACATCGGCAAATATTTTGGCCAACGCAGCCACAGCGCGGTGATTGCGGCGACCCGTCGGATCGCTGGCGACGTACAGGATGGGAAGACCTTTGCGATCGGTAATCGCAGCATTCCAGCGAAGCAGGTACTAGAGTCGGTGCAAAATATGTTACGCTCGGGTTGA
- a CDS encoding DUF1501 domain-containing protein, translating to MQNRREFVRQAGTNFGALAMAAMLHRDAQSASGGAVEVLHHPLKAKRVVQLFMAGAASHIDLFDHKPLLEKFHGQESDFGEPVEAFQNGLGPWMKSPFKFARYGKSGKQLSEVVAPLGECVDDIAFVHNMVGKTGVHSQATYLQATGFQRPGFPGMGAWVSYGLGAINENLPTFVVLPDHRGFASNGPKNWGSAFLPASAQGTTIFPQRENPIDDLTAQADFVTAAGDRDGLAVLDRMNRRHLQQHAGDSRLEARIRSYELAAAMQLSAPEALDISGETAETMKMYGLDRIGATYPDAINPAEEAEYFGRKCLIARRLLERGVRFVQIWSGNDNGFPRRNWDSHEDIERDHGPLARGMAVGTAALLKDLKRTGMLEDTIVLWTTEFGRMPSTQGSKGRDHNPYVFTNWMCGGGIRGGVSYGESDQWGYKPLDRMHPTQVYDIHATILHQLGIDHKRLTVRHDGVDRRLTDVHGHVIRDLI from the coding sequence ATGCAAAACCGAAGAGAATTCGTCCGCCAAGCAGGCACAAATTTTGGTGCGTTGGCGATGGCGGCAATGCTGCACCGCGATGCGCAATCGGCCAGCGGCGGCGCGGTCGAAGTGCTGCACCATCCACTCAAAGCCAAACGCGTGGTGCAGTTGTTCATGGCCGGTGCCGCCAGTCACATCGATCTGTTTGATCACAAACCACTGCTGGAAAAATTCCACGGTCAGGAATCGGACTTCGGCGAACCGGTCGAAGCGTTTCAAAACGGCTTGGGGCCGTGGATGAAATCCCCTTTCAAGTTTGCCCGTTATGGCAAATCGGGAAAGCAGTTGAGCGAAGTTGTTGCGCCGCTTGGAGAATGCGTCGATGACATCGCCTTCGTCCACAACATGGTTGGCAAAACGGGAGTCCATTCACAGGCGACGTATCTGCAGGCCACAGGTTTCCAACGCCCCGGGTTCCCAGGAATGGGAGCTTGGGTCAGCTATGGCTTGGGGGCGATCAACGAGAACCTGCCGACTTTTGTCGTTCTTCCCGACCACCGCGGATTTGCCAGTAACGGACCGAAGAACTGGGGCTCCGCATTCCTGCCCGCCAGTGCTCAAGGGACCACGATCTTTCCGCAACGCGAAAATCCGATCGATGACCTGACCGCTCAAGCTGATTTTGTGACCGCAGCAGGAGACCGCGACGGGTTGGCGGTACTCGATCGCATGAACCGTCGCCATCTACAGCAACACGCCGGCGATTCGCGACTGGAAGCTCGAATACGTTCTTATGAATTGGCGGCTGCGATGCAGTTGAGCGCTCCTGAAGCGTTGGACATCTCAGGCGAGACGGCAGAGACGATGAAGATGTACGGATTGGATCGGATTGGGGCGACGTATCCCGATGCGATCAATCCGGCGGAAGAGGCGGAGTATTTTGGTCGCAAGTGCCTGATCGCCCGGCGATTGTTGGAACGGGGCGTACGTTTCGTGCAGATCTGGTCGGGGAACGACAACGGATTCCCTCGACGCAACTGGGACTCCCATGAAGATATCGAGCGAGATCACGGTCCGCTGGCTCGCGGGATGGCGGTCGGGACGGCGGCGCTGCTGAAAGACCTCAAACGAACCGGCATGCTAGAAGACACAATCGTGCTTTGGACCACGGAATTTGGCCGGATGCCAAGCACGCAAGGGAGCAAGGGACGCGACCACAATCCCTACGTCTTCACCAACTGGATGTGTGGCGGCGGGATCCGCGGCGGCGTCAGCTACGGCGAATCGGATCAATGGGGCTACAAGCCGCTGGACCGGATGCATCCGACACAGGTCTACGACATTCACGCCACGATCCTGCACCAATTGGGGATCGATCACAAACGGCTAACGGTCCGCCACGACGGCGTCGACCGCCGCCTGACCGACGTCCACGGCCACGTCATTCGCGACCTGATTTAG
- a CDS encoding Crp/Fnr family transcriptional regulator, whose amino-acid sequence MAEQVWHLKSCELFANLATDQIRRLEMHSRVRSFTARSLVYLPYQAADSVFLLTRGMVKVCHSTPDGKQSTLAFIEPGELFGELALFDPSQRDEFVEVVTAATVVMIPADQLIQLMSEANAFAVGITKLVGLRRQRIQRRLRNLLFQSNRDRLTHLLLELAEQFGVPAEQGVRLRIKLSHQELANLIGSTRESVTIVLGQLKAEGLIESGRRQIVLLRPQQMAEGVGQSYRQTPPQGLPTR is encoded by the coding sequence GTGGCAGAACAAGTTTGGCATCTGAAGTCGTGCGAGCTATTTGCCAATCTGGCCACCGACCAGATCCGTCGGCTGGAAATGCACAGCCGTGTTCGTTCGTTCACCGCACGCAGTCTGGTCTATCTGCCGTATCAAGCCGCCGACAGCGTCTTCCTGCTGACTCGCGGAATGGTCAAAGTCTGCCACTCGACGCCCGATGGGAAACAGTCGACGCTGGCATTTATCGAACCCGGTGAGCTCTTTGGCGAACTGGCGTTGTTCGATCCCTCCCAACGCGATGAATTTGTCGAAGTCGTCACCGCAGCGACCGTTGTGATGATTCCCGCCGACCAACTGATACAATTAATGTCCGAAGCCAACGCGTTTGCCGTTGGGATCACCAAGTTGGTTGGGCTCCGACGACAGCGGATCCAGCGACGATTGCGGAACCTGTTGTTCCAGTCCAATCGCGATCGCTTAACGCATCTGCTGTTGGAACTGGCCGAACAGTTTGGCGTCCCGGCGGAGCAGGGCGTGCGATTGCGGATCAAACTGTCACACCAAGAGCTAGCCAATTTGATCGGCAGCACGCGCGAATCGGTTACGATCGTACTAGGGCAATTAAAAGCGGAGGGCTTGATCGAATCGGGACGACGCCAGATCGTTCTGCTGCGCCCACAACAGATGGCCGAAGGTGTCGGTCAATCCTACCGTCAAACACCGCCACAAGGATTACCAACTCGATGA
- a CDS encoding DUF1571 domain-containing protein → MNHSRRQILSMLAAATAGATSSAFAQAPQSKFQEPVFRIAANNSLTPATHPLDEALRIAHEGLQEIRTNISDYTATLVKRELVGNTVGEYEYMFIKVRNRRVEDGRVVVPFSVYLAFLKPATVKGREVIYVEQQNDNKMVAHEGGFKGRFLPTVWLKPEGAFAMRGQKYPLTEIGIENLVLKLIERGEQDRQHKDVKVEFRKNAKINGRDCSVIQVTHPEYRPEFDFSLGQIFIDDQMNIPVRYVAYGWPKTPGQKPEINEEYTYLNVKLNVGLTDADFDPNNPNYSFYSK, encoded by the coding sequence ATGAATCATTCACGACGACAAATCTTATCGATGCTCGCCGCAGCTACTGCTGGCGCAACCAGTTCCGCGTTCGCACAAGCTCCGCAGAGCAAGTTTCAAGAGCCGGTCTTTCGGATCGCAGCCAACAACAGCTTGACGCCCGCGACTCATCCGTTGGATGAAGCGTTGCGGATCGCGCATGAAGGCCTGCAAGAGATCCGCACCAACATCAGCGACTACACCGCCACGCTGGTGAAACGCGAATTGGTTGGCAACACGGTCGGGGAATACGAATACATGTTCATCAAGGTCCGCAATCGCCGGGTCGAAGATGGACGCGTTGTCGTTCCCTTTAGCGTCTACCTGGCCTTCTTGAAGCCAGCGACCGTCAAAGGCCGCGAAGTCATCTATGTCGAGCAGCAGAACGACAACAAGATGGTCGCTCACGAAGGCGGCTTCAAAGGACGCTTCCTGCCGACGGTCTGGTTGAAGCCCGAAGGTGCGTTTGCGATGCGTGGCCAGAAGTATCCGCTGACCGAGATCGGAATCGAGAACCTGGTCTTGAAGTTGATCGAGCGCGGCGAGCAGGATCGGCAGCACAAAGACGTCAAAGTAGAGTTCCGCAAGAACGCCAAGATCAACGGCCGCGATTGCAGCGTGATCCAAGTCACGCATCCCGAGTACCGGCCCGAGTTCGATTTCAGTCTGGGACAGATCTTCATCGACGACCAGATGAATATCCCGGTCCGCTACGTCGCTTACGGCTGGCCCAAAACGCCGGGCCAAAAGCCTGAGATCAACGAGGAGTACACCTACCTTAACGTCAAGTTAAACGTGGGCCTAACCGACGCCGACTTCGATCCCAACAACCCGAACTACTCGTTCTATTCGAAGTAA
- a CDS encoding LamG-like jellyroll fold domain-containing protein produces MQPDDEAPDRQALLDLADLQIQGTATVDQTAQLEAMLTNDPEAQREYLRYTLVHGQLGLTVPAMPDISACLPPATQSGKAVSLKSTDDRRSTWPALVAFAVAASVLVIVGIRLAREPIEPRQPIAATAPKLQTQPMAFSYDHRKPPLGMVGTIGNRRDATGPLTLTVEQGATDFQTQSGASLRVQGPALFGINARDSGVLFRGLVHAKLSDPASRFSVTTANLRILDLGTEFEVDVIDDQHIAVHVIDGQVDVQRRIRSPLFYWNFDSPTTTTADLAKAGSRLSYGSRATRTGGIVGDGAVQFDNSPDAFIDIDDGLGSTAGTGAMACSSGISIEAMFISAWSGNFKDYDEIFRKEDGEYRFLLSFQNDANVGNYAMPPVPDGPCLSFGLHLEEFGYSELDMPLDGREGRPSKADLTDGKPHHVVATYDSFSGKKSLYIDGRLCFEHQFPVGVLAISGGSAQACIGNNGWVKSEAFQGTLDEVAFYDFALTADEIAAHHSRAARGESYFAPSTTPQSDQRWRSITPVSAGTRQVLNVQTGLPTDQ; encoded by the coding sequence ATGCAACCTGATGACGAAGCACCCGATCGGCAAGCTCTTTTGGACCTGGCCGACTTGCAGATCCAAGGGACGGCGACTGTCGACCAGACGGCTCAATTGGAAGCGATGCTGACCAACGATCCCGAAGCACAGCGGGAGTATCTGCGGTACACGTTGGTTCACGGTCAATTGGGGCTGACGGTCCCGGCGATGCCCGACATCTCGGCCTGTCTGCCACCGGCAACGCAAAGTGGTAAAGCAGTTTCCCTCAAGTCGACCGACGATCGTCGATCGACTTGGCCCGCGCTGGTTGCCTTTGCTGTAGCGGCTTCGGTGCTTGTTATCGTTGGAATCCGGTTGGCTCGCGAGCCGATCGAACCACGACAACCGATCGCGGCGACAGCGCCAAAGCTGCAGACGCAGCCGATGGCTTTCAGTTACGACCACCGCAAACCGCCACTGGGAATGGTTGGCACGATTGGAAATCGACGGGACGCCACCGGGCCGCTGACCTTGACCGTCGAGCAAGGAGCAACCGACTTTCAAACCCAAAGTGGTGCGAGCTTACGTGTTCAGGGGCCGGCATTATTTGGGATCAACGCAAGGGACAGCGGCGTGCTTTTCCGAGGTTTGGTGCATGCCAAGCTGAGTGACCCGGCGTCCCGATTTTCGGTGACGACAGCCAACTTGAGGATTCTCGACTTGGGAACCGAATTCGAAGTCGACGTGATCGATGATCAACATATCGCCGTCCATGTGATCGATGGTCAAGTCGACGTGCAGAGACGTATCCGATCACCGCTGTTCTATTGGAACTTCGATTCCCCCACGACGACGACGGCGGACCTCGCGAAGGCAGGTTCTCGCTTGTCGTATGGCAGTCGAGCGACGCGAACCGGCGGGATTGTGGGTGATGGCGCGGTCCAGTTCGACAACTCTCCCGACGCCTTTATCGATATCGACGACGGCTTGGGAAGCACTGCCGGAACGGGAGCGATGGCCTGCAGCAGCGGGATTTCGATCGAAGCAATGTTCATCTCCGCGTGGAGCGGAAACTTCAAAGACTACGACGAGATCTTTCGCAAAGAGGATGGCGAATATCGCTTTCTGTTGAGCTTTCAAAACGACGCCAACGTCGGCAACTATGCGATGCCGCCAGTTCCCGACGGGCCATGCCTCTCGTTTGGCCTACACCTGGAAGAATTTGGCTACAGCGAACTCGACATGCCGCTGGATGGCCGCGAGGGGCGGCCGTCTAAAGCCGATTTGACCGATGGCAAACCACACCATGTCGTGGCGACCTACGATAGCTTCAGTGGGAAGAAGAGCCTCTATATCGATGGCCGATTATGTTTTGAGCACCAGTTTCCCGTTGGCGTTCTGGCGATCAGCGGCGGGTCGGCTCAAGCTTGCATCGGCAACAACGGCTGGGTCAAGAGCGAAGCCTTCCAAGGCACGCTCGATGAAGTCGCCTTCTACGACTTTGCCTTGACCGCCGATGAAATCGCTGCTCACCATAGTCGCGCCGCTCGCGGCGAATCCTATTTCGCTCCGAGCACGACTCCACAATCGGACCAGCGATGGCGATCGATCACTCCCGTCAGCGCTGGCACCCGACAGGTGTTGAACGTTCAAACAGGGCTGCCGACCGATCAATGA
- a CDS encoding sigma-70 family RNA polymerase sigma factor, translated as MDDKPSDPDDYELFLRLFARDQLRVLAYIRSLIYQPCAVDDVYQETCLELWRSFSTFRRDQDFAAWALGVTRHQVLKHWRTRDRDRHVFSEALIDELSATALKLGPEINVRQEAIDQCVQLLSERQRELVQLFYGENHSAATIAQRWQRSVHAVYKSLKVMRRSLADCVESKLQNEPV; from the coding sequence ATGGACGACAAACCAAGCGATCCCGACGACTACGAACTCTTTCTACGCTTGTTTGCGCGAGACCAATTGCGGGTTCTCGCTTATATACGGTCGTTGATCTATCAACCCTGCGCCGTCGACGATGTGTATCAGGAGACGTGTTTAGAGTTGTGGCGCAGCTTTTCCACGTTCCGCCGCGATCAAGATTTCGCCGCTTGGGCGTTGGGAGTGACTCGGCATCAAGTGCTCAAGCATTGGCGGACCCGCGACCGCGACCGGCACGTCTTCAGCGAAGCGTTGATCGATGAACTCTCGGCGACGGCACTAAAGCTTGGCCCGGAGATCAACGTCCGCCAGGAAGCGATCGACCAATGCGTGCAGTTGCTGAGCGAACGGCAGCGGGAATTGGTGCAACTGTTTTACGGCGAGAACCATTCGGCGGCGACGATCGCCCAACGATGGCAGCGGTCGGTGCACGCGGTCTACAAATCGCTGAAGGTGATGCGTCGCTCGCTAGCCGATTGTGTCGAATCGAAACTGCAGAACGAACCAGTCTAA
- a CDS encoding DUF1553 domain-containing protein, with protein MAAAERFAIRLALWGAISLSLGVAELLADDSQFEAHVAPLLAQRCFSCHAGGSPEGGFSIEDSAAFFADGYIEPGDSAASHLIELITPVDGKAAMPKDADPLSAAEIATIASWIDAGARWPEGFVVQEALVDDFDWWSFQPLSRPPVPELNDPWAKDPIDRFVLEKLNQKGLTYSPPADRRTLIRRLTYDLIGLPPTPAEVADFVADPDPKAYEKLVDRLLESKHYGERWARHWLDVAKYADSNGYDKDKLRPNAWPYRDYVIRSFNEDKPYARFVQEQIAGDVLFPGTADGTLGLGFIAAGPWDFIGHVEVSEAKLDGKVARNLDRDDMVSGALNTFCSVTVQCARCHNHKFDPITQRQYYGLQAIFAAVDRADRKFDLDPQVAEKRSELNDRLEDGSAILKAIDDQIATAGGKRLAELTALLAKLNKELKPVEFPEYGYHSAIVAAQDTEKWVEVELKEEVSASRIVLHACKDSYNNIGAGFGFPMRFKVAVADDAGNWTTVRDATMEDFANPGLMPVEIALDDHLVRRVRVTATRLAERKDDFIFALAELQVFAADQNVALGATVHSLDSIEAAPRWRRQNLIDDKWPQIGEPDTKRQIAEATEQRDAILANVTTPDMAQRRDEAKRKIAETEAAIAALPPQQTVYAAATNFTRQGNFKPTGGKPREVFVLHRGEVSLPGDPAVPGVIPLSGDAQWQFDATLNESERRAQLAAWLTDREHPLVWRSIVNRVWQYHFGQGIVATPNDFGRMGAEPTHPELLDWLAVEFRDGGQSMKSLHRMIVHSNVYKQSSADNAANAAIDGSNQYRWRSERRRLSAEELRDSILAVSGTLDPTMGGPGYYLFELEKTAHSPHFQYHKFDPADKRSHRRSIYRFIARSQPNPFLTTLDCADSSQSTPRRNETLTSLQALSLMNNKFNLVMAEAFVGRLQNERDGLPEQVDRALQLLVQRPATVEERNDLIAYANAYGLENLCRFLFNLSEFVFVD; from the coding sequence TTGGCAGCAGCAGAACGATTTGCGATTCGGTTGGCTCTTTGGGGCGCGATCTCTCTTTCGCTTGGCGTCGCCGAACTATTGGCCGACGATTCTCAGTTCGAGGCTCACGTGGCGCCGCTGCTTGCCCAACGCTGTTTCTCCTGCCATGCGGGCGGTTCGCCCGAAGGCGGCTTTTCGATTGAAGACTCCGCAGCCTTTTTTGCCGACGGATACATCGAACCGGGCGATTCGGCGGCGAGCCATTTGATCGAGTTGATCACTCCGGTCGACGGCAAAGCTGCGATGCCCAAGGATGCCGACCCGCTATCGGCCGCGGAGATCGCAACGATCGCAAGCTGGATCGACGCCGGAGCCCGGTGGCCCGAAGGGTTTGTTGTGCAGGAAGCGTTGGTCGATGATTTCGATTGGTGGTCGTTCCAGCCGCTGTCGCGACCGCCGGTTCCCGAGCTGAACGATCCGTGGGCGAAGGATCCCATCGACCGATTTGTTTTGGAAAAGTTGAACCAGAAAGGGCTGACCTATTCGCCGCCAGCCGATCGAAGGACGCTGATCCGCCGTCTGACGTACGATCTGATCGGGCTGCCGCCAACGCCAGCAGAGGTCGCTGATTTTGTCGCCGATCCCGATCCCAAGGCTTACGAAAAACTTGTCGATCGTTTGCTGGAATCGAAGCATTACGGCGAGCGATGGGCGCGGCACTGGTTGGACGTCGCCAAGTATGCCGATTCGAACGGCTACGACAAAGACAAATTGCGTCCCAACGCATGGCCCTACCGCGACTATGTGATTCGATCGTTCAATGAAGACAAACCGTACGCCCGCTTTGTTCAGGAGCAGATCGCGGGAGACGTGTTGTTTCCCGGAACGGCTGACGGCACACTCGGTTTAGGTTTTATCGCCGCCGGTCCCTGGGACTTCATCGGTCACGTCGAGGTTTCTGAAGCGAAGCTGGATGGCAAAGTCGCTCGTAATCTCGATCGCGACGACATGGTTTCCGGCGCACTAAATACATTCTGCAGTGTGACGGTACAGTGCGCGCGATGCCACAACCACAAATTTGATCCGATCACGCAACGGCAGTATTACGGCTTGCAAGCGATCTTCGCGGCAGTCGATCGAGCCGATCGAAAGTTCGACCTCGATCCCCAGGTTGCCGAAAAGCGGAGCGAATTGAACGATCGGTTGGAAGACGGCAGCGCCATCCTGAAAGCGATCGACGACCAGATCGCCACCGCTGGCGGAAAACGACTGGCCGAGCTCACGGCGTTGTTGGCGAAGCTGAACAAAGAATTAAAACCTGTCGAGTTTCCCGAGTATGGATACCACAGTGCGATCGTCGCTGCCCAAGATACTGAAAAGTGGGTCGAGGTTGAGTTGAAGGAGGAGGTGTCGGCATCTCGCATCGTTTTGCATGCGTGCAAAGACAGCTACAACAACATCGGCGCCGGCTTTGGATTCCCGATGCGATTCAAAGTGGCTGTCGCTGACGACGCGGGCAACTGGACGACGGTTCGCGATGCGACGATGGAGGACTTTGCCAATCCAGGCTTGATGCCCGTCGAAATCGCCTTGGACGATCATCTGGTCCGTCGCGTTCGCGTGACCGCAACACGATTGGCGGAGCGGAAGGATGACTTCATTTTTGCATTGGCTGAATTGCAAGTCTTCGCGGCGGATCAAAACGTGGCGCTCGGGGCAACCGTCCATTCGCTCGATTCCATCGAAGCAGCACCTCGCTGGCGTCGCCAGAATCTGATCGATGATAAGTGGCCGCAAATTGGAGAGCCCGACACGAAGCGGCAGATCGCCGAAGCAACCGAGCAGCGAGATGCGATCCTCGCAAATGTGACCACACCCGATATGGCGCAGCGTCGCGATGAAGCGAAACGGAAGATCGCCGAGACCGAGGCAGCGATCGCTGCCTTGCCACCGCAGCAAACCGTTTACGCAGCGGCGACCAACTTTACCCGGCAAGGAAATTTTAAGCCGACCGGCGGCAAGCCGCGCGAGGTGTTTGTGCTGCATCGCGGAGAGGTCTCGCTGCCGGGCGATCCCGCCGTGCCAGGCGTGATCCCGCTGAGCGGTGATGCGCAGTGGCAGTTCGACGCGACGTTAAACGAATCGGAGCGACGAGCTCAATTGGCCGCATGGTTGACCGACCGCGAACACCCTTTGGTCTGGCGGTCGATCGTCAATCGCGTTTGGCAGTACCACTTCGGCCAAGGAATTGTTGCCACGCCAAACGACTTCGGTCGGATGGGAGCCGAACCGACGCATCCCGAATTGCTCGATTGGTTAGCCGTCGAGTTTCGCGACGGCGGGCAATCGATGAAATCGCTGCATCGAATGATCGTCCACAGCAATGTCTACAAACAGTCCTCGGCAGATAACGCGGCAAACGCGGCGATCGATGGCAGCAACCAATATCGATGGCGTTCCGAACGGCGGCGTCTGTCGGCCGAAGAGCTGCGGGATTCGATCCTAGCGGTCAGCGGCACGCTGGATCCGACGATGGGCGGTCCCGGGTACTATCTGTTCGAATTGGAAAAGACAGCTCATTCGCCTCACTTTCAATATCACAAATTCGATCCGGCCGACAAGCGATCGCATCGCCGCAGCATCTACCGTTTCATCGCTCGATCGCAGCCAAATCCCTTCCTGACGACGCTCGATTGTGCCGATTCATCGCAGAGCACTCCACGGCGGAACGAAACGCTGACCTCGTTGCAAGCGTTGTCCTTGATGAATAACAAGTTCAATCTCGTGATGGCGGAAGCATTTGTGGGGCGGCTTCAAAACGAACGGGATGGGCTGCCAGAACAGGTCGACCGGGCGCTCCAGTTGCTGGTCCAGCGGCCTGCGACTGTGGAGGAACGGAACGATCTGATCGCCTACGCCAATGCTTACGGCTTGGAAAACTTGTGTCGGTTTTTGTTTAACCTAAGTGAATTCGTGTTTGTGGACTGA